The Quadrisphaera sp. RL12-1S genomic interval CGGGCAGGGGGTGCTTGCGGGGACGGCCGCGGGGCCGCTTGCGGGGCACGACGACTCCGGCCAGGACCAGCTCGCCGCCCCAGACGCCCCACGGCTCGGAGCGGGCCAGGGCGCCGTCCAGGCACTCGGTGCGCAGCGGGCAGCCCGTACACAGCGCCTTGGCGGCCTCGACGTCCTGCGGGAGCTCGGCGAACCAGAGCTCCGGGTCGTTGACCCGGCAGGGCAGCGACGACATGGGGTGTTCCTCTCGGTGTGGCGGTGCTGCGGAGCGGTCGGGGGGACCGTGAACAGCACGAAGGCCGCGGTCCCCTGGGTCGGGGATCCGCGGCCTGTCGCCGGGAGAGGAGCGGACCTAGCTGGTCAGCACCTGCCGGAGGACAGGGGGGAGCCCCGAGAAGGGCGGGTTCTGGGTGAGGGCGTCTCCGATGACGACGCGCTGGCGCAGCGCGTCCCCGTGGCCGGCGCCGAGGAGCTCGCCACCGCGGGCTCCGGAGACGGAGCCGAGGGCGGGCCCGTCGGCGAAGGCGCGGGCGGACGCGGGCACAGCGGTGCCCCCGAACCCACCGGAGGTGGGCACGCGGAGGTCGCAGGACGACACCTCGAACCGGCTGTCCATGTACTCCGTCATCGCTCGCACCTCCTTCGTCCTCGCACCGTCCGTTGCAGACGGGGCTGATCTCGTGGGCACGAGGCTAGGGGGCCCCGCGCACGACGCACAACAGGTTTTTCCGAACTCCTCCGTCAGGCCCCTGCAGCGGCCTCGCGGAGCACCCCGAGCACGGCCTCGCCGTACCGCTCGAGCTTGGCCGGGCCGACACCGGGGATGCGGGCCAGCGCGGCGGTGTCCGCCGGGGTCGTCTCCGCGATCGCGACCAGCGTGGCGTCGGTGAAGACGACGTAGGCGGGGACCTTCGCCTCCGAGGCGGTGCTCGACCGCCACCCCCGGAGCGCGTCGAAGACGGCCTCGTCGTAGGTGGGCGGGCAGCTCTCGCAGCGGCCCACCTTGCGCTCGGCGGGGGTGTTCAGGGCGAGCCCGCAGGAGCGGCAGACGCGGGCCAGCCCGGGCCCCTTCTTCGAGCGCGCGCCGCCGGCGCCACCGGCCCCGGAGCTGCGACGGCGCTCGCGCTCGGCGGGGTCGGCGGGGCGCAGGCCGTCGAGGAAGCGGGACGGCGTGCGGCTGGCCCGCCCGCCCGGCGTCCTGGCGCGCCCCCACGACACCGCGAGGTGCTCGCGCGCGCGTGTGATGCCCACGTAGAGCAACCGCCGCTCCTCCTCGACCTTGTCGGGGTCGTCCGCAGAGAAGCTGATGGGCAGCAGGCCCTCGCTCACGCCGACCAGCCACACGGCGTCCCACTCGAGGCCCTTCGCCGCGTGGAACGAGGCGAGCGTCACCCCCTGCACGGTGGGTGCGTGCTGGGCGGCCGACCGCTCGTCCACCTCGGCGACGAGCTCGGCCACGCGGGCGCCGGGACGGGCCGCGGCGACGTCGTCCGCGAGCGCCGCGAGCGCCTGCAGCGAGGCCCAGCGCTCCCGGGCGGCGCCGGCGGCGCTGGGCGGCTCGGCGGTCCAGCCGGCGCTGGCGAGCACGTCCCGCACGGCCTCGCCGAGCGGACGGCTGCCGTCGTCGGAGCGGGCAGCGCCGCGCAGCAGGAGCACGGCCTGGCGGACCTCGGCGCGGAAGAAGAACTTCTCCCCGCCGCGCAGCACGTAGCCGACGCCCGCGTCGGACAGGGCGGCCTCGAGGGGCTCGGACTGGCCGTTGGTGCGGAACAGCACGGCGATCTCGGCGGGCGGCGTGCCGGCGTCGATGCGGCGGCGCACCGCGGCGGCCACGCCGGCCGCCTCGGCGACGTCGTCGTCGTACTCGGTGAAGGTGGGGTCGGGGCCGGGCGGTCGCTGCGCGACCAGCTCCACCCGGGCCCTCACCGCCGCGGCAGGCGCCCGGTCGAGCAGGCGGTTGGCCAGCGCCACCACCTGCGGCGTGGAGCGGTAGTCGCGCACGAGCCGGACCACCGCCGCCCCGGGGTGGCGCTGGGGGAACTCCAGCAGGTGCGCGGGGGTGGCGCCGGCGAAGGAGTAGATGGTCTGGCTGGCGTCGCCGACCACGCAGACGTCCTCCCGGCCGCCCAGCCACAGGTCGAGCAGGCGCTGCTGCAACGGGGAGACGTCCTGGTACTCGTCCACGGTGAAGTGCCGGTACTGGCGGCGCACGCTCTCGGCCACGTCGCCGCGCTCGGCGAGGATCCCGCAGGTCAGCAGCAGCACGTCCTCGAAGTCCATGGCGCCGCGGTCGGTCTTGACGTCCTCGTAGGACTGCATGACCCGGCTCATCGCCCCCGGGTCCAGGCCCGCGGGCGGGGTGCGCCCGGCGCGGGTGACGGCGGCCGGGTAGGCCTCCGGGGTGAGGAGGGCGACCTTGGCCCACTCCACCTCGGCGGACAGGTCGCGCACGGCCGTGCGGTCCACCGACAGGCGCAGCCGGCTGGCGGCCTCGGCCACCAGGCGCGCCTTGTGCTCGACGAGCACCGGCAGCGGGCCGCCCACCGCGGTGGGCCAGAAGTACTGCAGCTGGCGCAGCGCGGCGGCGTGGAAGGTGCGGGCCTGCACCGCGGGGACGCCCAGGTCCCGCAGGCGCGAGCGCATCTCCCCCGCCGCGCGGGAGGTGAACGTCAGCGCGAGCACGCTGCGCGGGTCGTACACGCCGGCGTGCACGCCGTGGGCGATGCGGTGGGTGATGGCCCGGGTCTTGCCGGTGCCCGCTCCGGCCAGCACGCAGACCGGTCCGCGCAGCGCGGAGGCCACCGCCCGCTGCTCGGGGTCGAGCGAGGCGAGGACGGCGTCGGCGAGGGTCGCGTGCGTGGCCGCGAGGTGAGAGGTGGACATGACCCGGCCATGATGGCTGACCGTGCCGACACCGCCGTCCCACCGTCCACAGGCGATCTCGACGACGACGGACGCGCTCGTCCAGCGCGCCCGCGACCTCGTGGCCGCGGCCGGGGGCCGCCGGGTGCTGCTGGGGGTGGTGGGCGCGCCCGGCGCGGGCAAGTCGACGCTGGCGGCGCGGCTGGTGACGGCGCTCGGGCCCGAGCTGGACGGTGGCGCCGCGCTGGTGGGCATGGACGGGTTCCACCTGGCCCAGGCGACCCTGGAGCGCTGGGGGCGGGCCACGCGCAAGGGCGCCCCGGACACCTTCGACGCCGGCGGCTACGTGGCGCTGCTGCGCCGGCTGCGGGCCGGTGACGAGGACGTGGTGCACGCCCCGGAGTTCCGCCGCGACCTGGAGGAGCCGGTGGGCAGCGCCGTGCCGGTCCCCCGCGAGGTGGGACTGGTCCTCACGGAGGGCAACTACCTGCTGCTCGACGGGCCGTGGGCGCCGGTGCGAGAGCTGCTCGACGAGGTCTGGTTCCTCGCTCCCGACGACGACCTGCGCCTGCAGCGCCTGGTGGCGCGCCACGAGGCGTTCGGGAAGGCGCCGGACGCGGCGCTGGCCTGGTCGCACGGACCGGACCAGGCCAACGCCGTCGTCGTCGCCGCGACGGCGCAGCGCGCCGACCTCGTGGTGCGCCTGGTCGACTGACCGGCTGATCGGCAGCCCGTCAGCCCGTGACGCCGTGGGCGGCGGCCACGGCGTCGACCTCGGCGAGGTGCTCCGCCACCCGCGCCGGAGGCGCCCAGCTCGCCTCGAAGCCGTTCCGCGCCAGCTGCACCACGTCGGCGGGCGACAGGTCAGCGGCGCGCGCCAGGGCGAGCAGGTTCTCCTTGAGGTAGCCGCCGAAGTAGGCGGGGTCGTCACCGTTGACGCAGACCTTCGCCCCGGCGCGCAGCAGCGCGACGATCTCGGGGGCCTTCATCTGCTCGGTGACGAACCCGTTGGACAGCGGGCACGCCGTGAACCCGAGCCCCCGCTCGACGGCGACGGCGAGCAGGTCCGGGGCGTCGACGATGTTGGTGCCGTGGTCGATCCGGTCCACCCGGACGTCCTCGAGGACCTGCCGGAGGTGCTCGAGCGTGCCCTCCTGGTCGATGTCGCAGTGCATCGTGAGCCGGTAGCCGGCCGCGCGGGCGCGGGCGAAGACGGCGGCGAACTGGGCGGGCGGGTGGTCGCGCTCGTCGGAGTCCAGGCCGACGCCGAGGATGCGGTCGGCGTAGGGCAGCGACGCCGCCAGCGTCTCCTCGGCGGACGCCACGGGGTGGTCGCGCAGGAAGCACATGATCAGCGCGGCGTCGACGCCCAGCTCGCGCGGTGCGCGATCGACGGCGTCCAGCAGTCCCTCCACCACCACCTCGAAGGGCACCCCGCGGCTGGTGTGCGCCTGCGGGTCGAAGAACACCTCGGCCCGGCGGACGTTCTGCCCCGCGGCGCGCACCAGGTACGCCCACGCGAGGTCGGTGAAGTCGCGCCGGGTCTGCAGCACGTCCATCGCCGGGTAGTAGACGGCCAGGAAGGACGCGAGGGAGTCGAAGACGTGCGTCGCGCGGACCTCCTCGACCGTCGTCGTCGCCAGCTCCACCCCGTTGCGGGCCGCGAGCTCCAGGAGCAGCTCGGGCTCCAGGGTGCCCTCGAGGTGCACGTGCAGCTCGCAGGCGGGCAGGTCGGCGACGAGGGCGGCGAGCGGGTCGGTGGCCATCGGGTCACCCCACCACGCCGGCGGCCGCCTGTGGGATGACGACGGCGAGGTCGGGCGTTGACCCACAGCGGAAGACCCGTCCGACCACCGACCACCGAGGAGAGCGATGTCTGCGCCCACGCTGCCCGAGCAGGGCTCCATCACCATGTACACCACCACGTGGTGCGGCTACTGCAAGATCCTCAAGAAGGGCCTGCAGCGCGAGGGCATCACCTGGAACGAGGTGAACATCGAGGAGGTCCCGGGCGCCGCCGAGTACGTGCAGAGCGTCAACGGGGGCAACCAGACCGTCCCGACCGTGGTGTTCCCGGACGGGTCCTCGGCCACCAACCCCTCCCTCGCCGAGGTGAAGGC includes:
- a CDS encoding nucleoside/nucleotide kinase family protein gives rise to the protein MSTTTDALVQRARDLVAAAGGRRVLLGVVGAPGAGKSTLAARLVTALGPELDGGAALVGMDGFHLAQATLERWGRATRKGAPDTFDAGGYVALLRRLRAGDEDVVHAPEFRRDLEEPVGSAVPVPREVGLVLTEGNYLLLDGPWAPVRELLDEVWFLAPDDDLRLQRLVARHEAFGKAPDAALAWSHGPDQANAVVVAATAQRADLVVRLVD
- a CDS encoding ATP-dependent DNA helicase UvrD2 gives rise to the protein MSTSHLAATHATLADAVLASLDPEQRAVASALRGPVCVLAGAGTGKTRAITHRIAHGVHAGVYDPRSVLALTFTSRAAGEMRSRLRDLGVPAVQARTFHAAALRQLQYFWPTAVGGPLPVLVEHKARLVAEAASRLRLSVDRTAVRDLSAEVEWAKVALLTPEAYPAAVTRAGRTPPAGLDPGAMSRVMQSYEDVKTDRGAMDFEDVLLLTCGILAERGDVAESVRRQYRHFTVDEYQDVSPLQQRLLDLWLGGREDVCVVGDASQTIYSFAGATPAHLLEFPQRHPGAAVVRLVRDYRSTPQVVALANRLLDRAPAAAVRARVELVAQRPPGPDPTFTEYDDDVAEAAGVAAAVRRRIDAGTPPAEIAVLFRTNGQSEPLEAALSDAGVGYVLRGGEKFFFRAEVRQAVLLLRGAARSDDGSRPLGEAVRDVLASAGWTAEPPSAAGAARERWASLQALAALADDVAAARPGARVAELVAEVDERSAAQHAPTVQGVTLASFHAAKGLEWDAVWLVGVSEGLLPISFSADDPDKVEEERRLLYVGITRAREHLAVSWGRARTPGGRASRTPSRFLDGLRPADPAERERRRSSGAGGAGGARSKKGPGLARVCRSCGLALNTPAERKVGRCESCPPTYDEAVFDALRGWRSSTASEAKVPAYVVFTDATLVAIAETTPADTAALARIPGVGPAKLERYGEAVLGVLREAAAGA
- a CDS encoding WhiB family transcriptional regulator encodes the protein MSSLPCRVNDPELWFAELPQDVEAAKALCTGCPLRTECLDGALARSEPWGVWGGELVLAGVVVPRKRPRGRPRKHPLPEPVGAVA
- the add gene encoding adenosine deaminase — translated: MATDPLAALVADLPACELHVHLEGTLEPELLLELAARNGVELATTTVEEVRATHVFDSLASFLAVYYPAMDVLQTRRDFTDLAWAYLVRAAGQNVRRAEVFFDPQAHTSRGVPFEVVVEGLLDAVDRAPRELGVDAALIMCFLRDHPVASAEETLAASLPYADRILGVGLDSDERDHPPAQFAAVFARARAAGYRLTMHCDIDQEGTLEHLRQVLEDVRVDRIDHGTNIVDAPDLLAVAVERGLGFTACPLSNGFVTEQMKAPEIVALLRAGAKVCVNGDDPAYFGGYLKENLLALARAADLSPADVVQLARNGFEASWAPPARVAEHLAEVDAVAAAHGVTG
- a CDS encoding mycoredoxin, translated to MSAPTLPEQGSITMYTTTWCGYCKILKKGLQREGITWNEVNIEEVPGAAEYVQSVNGGNQTVPTVVFPDGSSATNPSLAEVKAKLS